In Paenibacillus sp. 1781tsa1, one DNA window encodes the following:
- a CDS encoding S-layer homology domain-containing protein: protein MKKVTQLILSGALVIGIFPFTGNTSQAAVVSFKDVPTTHWAKASIDAAVEKGYFKGYSDGTFKPGATVTRAEFAALLARVAKGATETEQANVFKDLTGHWSEVEVNRAVSFGFLKSSDYPNGFKPGTALTREEMAKWLSSGLAAQDEDYKQALKDTENTLVPVAEYYKGGLKKAAYPYVSVVLGTGLMSGYPDGTFGPGKTTTRAEAAVILSRYDQVQESKADSYRDLNEMREVGLTGSNLTTATPYEYFTREDGTAESFDRVIGKKVNLRNNLGTITAHRMIVADAQTKTTIRNLYGKLFIDKNYSNPIDEQYYEAFMEVTVTPSGNNLRNLAFVQAVGGIFRTISNFSSGTTEKYGISNLPVEEYVDSGFFKEGVPRTFWMNFLLIRSAGTSSQSRVTFVVDKDTGMFFRIP from the coding sequence TTGAAAAAAGTAACACAACTCATATTAAGCGGTGCATTGGTAATTGGAATATTCCCTTTCACCGGAAACACCAGTCAAGCAGCCGTTGTCTCATTCAAAGATGTCCCTACGACCCATTGGGCAAAAGCATCCATCGATGCAGCTGTAGAAAAAGGCTACTTCAAAGGATATAGTGATGGCACGTTTAAGCCCGGAGCAACAGTGACGCGCGCAGAATTTGCAGCATTGCTAGCCCGAGTGGCTAAAGGGGCGACGGAAACGGAGCAAGCTAATGTGTTTAAGGATTTGACGGGGCATTGGAGTGAGGTAGAAGTGAATCGCGCGGTATCCTTTGGTTTTCTGAAGTCTTCCGATTATCCGAATGGGTTTAAGCCAGGCACGGCATTGACACGAGAGGAAATGGCGAAGTGGCTCAGCTCAGGACTTGCGGCTCAGGATGAAGATTACAAGCAAGCGCTGAAGGATACAGAGAATACACTAGTGCCTGTGGCAGAATATTACAAGGGCGGGTTGAAGAAAGCAGCCTATCCTTACGTGTCGGTGGTATTGGGAACCGGATTGATGAGTGGGTACCCCGATGGAACGTTTGGTCCAGGAAAAACAACGACACGAGCAGAGGCGGCTGTGATCTTATCCCGTTACGATCAAGTGCAAGAAAGTAAGGCCGATTCTTACAGAGATTTGAATGAAATGCGTGAGGTAGGTCTGACGGGAAGCAATTTGACTACAGCTACACCGTACGAGTATTTCACAAGAGAGGATGGGACCGCAGAAAGTTTTGATCGTGTAATTGGAAAAAAAGTAAATCTACGCAATAATCTAGGAACTATAACTGCCCATCGGATGATTGTGGCTGATGCTCAAACCAAGACTACGATCCGAAATCTATATGGAAAATTATTTATTGATAAAAACTATTCAAATCCTATAGATGAGCAGTATTATGAAGCATTCATGGAAGTAACGGTGACTCCGAGCGGAAACAATTTAAGGAATCTGGCGTTTGTTCAAGCCGTGGGAGGTATTTTTAGAACAATTAGCAATTTCAGCAGTGGAACTACTGAAAAATATGGAATTAGCAATTTGCCGGTAGAGGAGTACGTTGATTCGGGATTTTTTAAAGAAGGAGTGCCTCGTACGTTTTGGATGAATTTTCTTTTAATAAGGTCAGCAGGTACTTCCAGCCAATCTAGGGTAACATTTGTAGTTGATAAAGACACCGGCATGTTCTTTAGAATTCCATGA